Within the Spirochaetota bacterium genome, the region AAAAAGATATTCGTCGAGGGCGAAGAGGTCCTGTTTTCGGGCAAAGTCGAATTTTTCCGCACGAAGCAGATCGTTCACCCGGATTATGATTTCTTCGAGGCCGATTCCCGCATACAATCCATCAACACGGGACGGGTAATCCCCCTGTATCCCTCCACGGAGGAGCTCAAGGGCGCCGGTTTCGATTCCAGGGGCTTCCGGCGCATCATCAGGCGCGCGATCGATTCTCATCTCGATTCCGTGAACGATCCCCTGGACGGCGCTACTCGGTCCCGGATGAATCTAATGGGACTCAGGGAAGCGCTGCTCGCGGTTCATTTCCCCGAAACTATCTCCCAGGCGGAGGACGCCCGGAGGCGGCTCTCGTATAACGAGCTCCTTATCTTTCAGTACTACCTACAGCTTCTCCGGAAGCGTTTACAGAGGCAGGGCGGAAACAGTGCGCGAGCCGTGAACGGAGAGGTTCTCGCGTCGTTCATGGCCCGACTCCCCTTCACGCCCACCGGAGATCAGCAGAAGGCGATTTTAGAAATAGCCGGGGACATGCAAAAGCCCTACCCGATGAACCGGCTCCTCCAGGGCGACGTTGGCACAGGCAAGACCGTCGTATCGATGGCCGCCGCCATCCTTGCGGTATCGCGGGGCGCACAGGTCGCGGTTATGGCGCCCACGGAAATTCTCGCATCGCAGCACTATGCGAATTTCACAAAGCTGTGCCCGGGGGGCATGAAGATTTCGCTTCTCACCGGCGGGCTGGAGCAAAAAAATAAGTCGGCCGTATCCGCGGAGCTGGAAACGGGCAACACCGACATTATTATCGGAACGCATGCCCTCATCCAGGAAAAGGTGCTTTTCAGCAACCTGGGTCTTATCGTCATCGACGAGCAGCACCGGTTCGGTGTCGAACAACGCGCGAAGCTCCGCGAAAAAGGGGCGCGCTGCGATGTGCTCGTGATGACGGCCACCCCCATACCGCGATCCCTCACCCTCACGCTTTACGGCGACCTGGACGTATCCGTGCTGCGGGAGCTTCCCCGGGACCGCATGCCGGTGAAAACGCTCGCGTTGCCGGAATCACGCATAAAGGGGGTGTACAAATCCGTCGAGAAATATCTTGCGGAAGGTCGCCAGGCTTTTTTCATTTTCCCGTTGGTCGAGGAATCCGAAAAGCTCGATCTTAAATCGGCGACCGGGGCCTATGAATCGCTGAAAGCTGAATTCTTTCCGGACCGTACCATCGGACTCCTCCATGGCAGGATGCCCGCGACCGCCAAGGAGGCGATCATGGGCGACTTCAAATCGGGGAAAATCGCTCTCCTGGTGTCCACGACGGTAATTGAGGTCGGCATAGACGTTCCGAACGCGAACGTGATCGTCATATTTCACGCAGAGCGTTTCGGGCTTGCCCAGCTCCACCAACTGAGGGGCCGGGTCGGGCGCGGTGCCCACCAGGCGTTTTGCGTGCTGCTCTATCCCGATTCGACGGATGGCGACGGCATCACGAGAATAAACGCGCTCGCTACGAACAATGACGGATTCAGCATCGCGGAGGAGGACCTGCGTCTCAGGGGGTCCGGGGAATTTTTCGGGGCGCGGCAGCACGGAAGGTTTACGGGGTTTGAATTTGCAGACCCGGTAAAAGATTACGAGCTCATCGTGGCCGCGCGCGCCGAGGCCGGGAAACTGGTATCCTCCGCCGTTGACGGCGATGAATCACCGGATGTTCTCGATGGTATCCGGCGTCATGCGTTATTCCGGGGAATGCGAACCAGCCGCCTTCTCGCCATTCTCTCCTAGCGATCGCCCAAATCAGAGCAACCCGCAGCAATGCTTGTACTTTTTATTGCTGCCGCACGGACACTGGTCGTTTCTCCGGACTTCCTGTCCCGTCTGCGCCTCTATGTTCCGTATAACGGTCTTGTTCTTGCCTCGTTCGTGTTTTTTCGCCTTGACCGATTCCTTGAGGGTCACCATGGTATCCCATAGTATCCTGGTGAACCGGTTGAGTCTTTCCACCAGCGATTTCGTGTCCTGGAAATCCTTCTCCCCCCAATTTAGCATGCTTTTATGCATTTCCCGCAGGAGCGCGAGGTTGTTTTCGAATATCGCGTATATCTTCGCGAAGCGTTCGTCCCCGAAGAAGTCCTGGATCCTTCCGAAATCGGCCTGCCTCAGGAAATACTCCCCCGCGAGCACCTGCCGGCCCACGAATTCAATGAGCGTCTCCCGATCGGCCCCGGGATCCCCGATCTGCATGTGCGGCGAAACCGCGAAGGCGGACGAGCCGTAAAGCCGGTACCAGAGCGCCTCGATTTCATCGCGGAAGCCGCCGGCACGCGATGGGGAACCCGTCGCGCCGACAACGTCGTTCATCAGATCGCCGATAATGCGGTCAATGGACGACGCCTGTCGCCCCAGTATCGAAGCCTTTACAACGTCCAGGGAGATGGAAATCCCCGCTTCCTTCATGCGCGCGGAAAGCTCATCATCGCCGGAATATTTTTTTACTTTCATCTGCTGCATTGACTATGTCCGTTTGCCGGGGTTTTCGAAAGATTTATTTAAAAACGGTTTTATCGACGAAGCGGTTGTAAACCTGGATGTTCGATATGCCGAACCACTGTGTATGCTTGCTTTTAAAATAGTCGTTCCGGTTGAATTGCGGATTTGCCTCGAGGTTTTGCCGCAAGATGGTTTCATCGAGCAGGCGGGTATACTTGTCCACCTCCGCGCTGTACTTGCGCGCGACGGTTCTTCTCAGCTCGTCGTACACCTGGATCTTGTCGAACTCCAGGTCCCGGTTGTTGATATTCTCTTCGTACCAGGTGAGGACCACCTCTTTCAAATATTCGAGCGGCAGGAAGCGCACGACGCGGTTGCCGGGCAGATATCGGCAGCATTGTCCGTACTTGTCGTTCTGGAACGCGAAGACGAGCTGCCGGTAAATCGTGAGCGGTCCCAGGTGGTAGGAGAAGATCGCGCGCGATTCTTCCTTTACCCCGAAGAAATTGCAGGTCATGTCAAGGTTTGACACGATCACCCGGTGAAGGAATTCTTCATATTCTTCCAGCGCGGTCTTGGACGGATCGCTCAGGTATTTGACCAGGCTCCTTTTTACCGCCGCGTCAAGGTCCGTCGTGGTTTCCGGACGGTTGAGGAAATAAAAGACGGTGGAAAGATCCTGGTAATCCTTCTGCAGCTTGTCATAATCTATCTTTAAAAGGTAGGGTTCGCGCGTGTTCCAGCTGCTCTTTCCGCGAAGCGTGAAGGTTATCTCCTCGATGGATTCCTGCGGTTTTGCCTGATGTTTTTTCAGAGCCGCTACAGTCGCGGGCGGCACCTTTACGTACTTTGAATCCCGGGATTCGTTTCCAAAGGGAAATGCAGACTTGTCCACGAAATCGGGATCGAGGATGTCGTCGGTGGAGTGTCCGGCCGTCTGGAGTCTCAGGGCGGCGTCGATATTAAACAGCGCCTCGTATGCATAGGGGAAGGCTTTTCTAAAGTGAATTTTATTGTTGATGTCCTTTTCAAGCACATCAAGGTCACGCTCGGATATCCCGAGAACCGTCGCGATCCTTCCGAGCAGCACGTCGGTTTTCATGCAAAGTCCGCTGCCGATCTCCACAACCGGCTGCAGGTCCTCCTGAATCGACGCGCCCTCCTTTGAGGAACCCAGTTCCCTGAGGCCCTTGAGGATGTCGTTCCACTCCCTGCGTACCTTGCTGTTGAATTCCCTGGTGCGAAGAAAGAGCTCCTTTATGGTGAGAAACGCGAGCTTGTTCGCTTCTTCGAAGTCGTCGAAATACTTGTCGTAGTCCCTCCTGGCCTTCCGCTCAAGCGAATCCATGGAAAGTACCGGGTAGTACTCGTCGTAAATCTGCATGACGGTCTCGGCATGCTTCTGGAACTCGAACCTGTATTTCTGCAAAATCGCGTGGGAGGTTTCCGCGTGATCGAATTCGGAATATTTTTTAATGAGCTGCTGGGCGCACATGGTGTGCTCATGCAGTCCATCGAGCAGGCCCTTTTGAAATATAAGGATGTCCCGCGGAAGCTCCATCCCCCTGAGCTTACGAATGAATTCGTCGTCGGTCAGGTCCCCGTCTGGTCCATGCTCGACGATCGAATCCGCCTTGCGGGCCATTTCCTGCTTGACGCGCAGGTCCTCCTTGCGCGCCTGCTTGAATTCCGCGGTATCATCAAAATCGGTGAGTATCTTGTCGAGGTCGTCATCGCGCATTGGGGACATTTCCCGTCGTCCTAGTGCGAAGGCTCCAGTGCTCCCGCCGGATGCGGCTGGGTGACTCCGTCCTGGCCCTCCTCCTTTTCCGTACGCTCACCCGGCGCATCGACCGCAAGCTGGACGGGGGGAAGGTCCTCGCCGCGCATGATGATATCGATATCGGCCCCCGTAAGCGTCTCGCGCTCCATCAGGTAGCCGGCGATCTTGTCGAATTGCGCGCGGTGTTCGCTGATCAGGCTATGCGCCCGTTTCTCACACTCCTGGATTATCTGCTTCACCTCCGCGTCAATTATCTCCGCGGTCTGCTCGCTGTAATCCCTGTGTTGCGATATCTCCCGTCCCAGGAAAATCTGTTCCTGTTTCTTGCCGAAGGTGAGCGGCCCCATGTTCTTGCTCATCCCCCATTCGCATACCATCCGTCGCGCGATATCGGTCGCTCGTTCCAGATCGTTGCTGGAGCCCGTGGTAACCTCGTTGAATTTGATGCTTTCGGCGACGTGACCGCCGAACAGTATCGTGATTTGGTTGAGCCAGTACTGTTTCGAATGGAGATGCTTCTCTTCCTTGGGAAGCTGCATGGTAAGTCCAAGCGCCCGTCCCCGGGGAATAAGGGTTACCTTGTGCACCGGATCGTTACCCGTCACGAGACCCAGTATCGTATGTCCGGACTCGTGAAACGCGATGATTTCCTTTTCCTCGTTGGAAATGAGCATGGACCTGCGCTCGGGACCCATCATTACCTTGTCCTTCGCGTCTTCCATATCGTGCATGGCCACCCGCTTCTTGTTGCGCCGTGCGGCAAGCAGCGCGGCCTCGTTGACAAGGTTCGCGAGATCCGCGCCCGTGAAGCCCGGCGTGCCCCGCGCGATAACCTTGAGGTCAACCTCTCTCGACAACGGTATCTTCCTGGAATGTACCGCGAGAATCTTTTCGCGGCCCTTTACGTCGGGCGTATCCACGACCACCTGCCGGTCGAAACGTCCCGGCCGGAGGAGCGCGGGATCAAGCACGTCCGGCCTGTTGGTCGCCGCGACTATTATCACGCCCTCGTTCGTCTCGAAGCCGTCCATTTCCACGAGGAGCTGGTTGAGCGTCTGTTCGCGCTCGTCATGCCCGCCGCCCAGGCCCGCTCCGCGCAGCCTTCCCACGGCGTCGATCTCATCTATGAATATGATGCAGGGGGCGTTCTTCTTTCCCTGCTCGAACAGGTCGCGCACCCGGGAGGCGCCCACACCCACGAACATCTCCACGAAATCCGACCCGCTTATCGAGAAGAAGGCGACGCCCGCTTCGCCCGCGATTGCGCGCGCGAGCAGGGTTTTGCCGGTGCCGGGGGGCCCCATGAGCAGTACGCCCTTGGGTATCTTCGCGCCAATGTTCACGAACTTTTTGGGCTCTTTGAGAAAATCGATGATTTCCTTGAGCTCCTCCTTCGCCTCGTCAACCCCTGCCACGTCGACGAAGGTGATCTTGTTCTTGGTCTCGGGGTTCAGCCGGGCACGGCTTTTCCCGAACGACATCGCTTTGTTCCCGGTCGCCTGGATCTGGCGAATCATGAAAAACCATATGAGCCCGAAGAAGAAGAGCCACGGGAGAAAGTTGAGGAGCCCCTTCAGAAACATGTTGTCGTCGGATTCCTCGCCCTTGACCTCGACCTTGTTGTCGATGAGCATCTTCATGAGCGCGGGATCGTCGTACGGGATAACGGTTTCGAAAAAGATCGGCTTGTCGGCCTTCAGGTACGTCCCCATTATCTTTTTGCCGTTCGCAATGGAGACGGCTTTTACCTTCTGCTCGGTGACCTTTTTCACGAAATCGCTGTATTGCAGCGGCTCGATCTTCGGTTTCGTATAATCGTTCATTTTAAAAATCGCGACCGCCAGCACCACGATGAGCAGCAATAGCGCGATCTGTTTTCCTGCCTTGTTCATTGCAAACTCCTAAATTAGCCTGAGTCCCTTTCAACTACCCGGTTTCATCCGGCGAAGCGAACTGCCCCGTCACCCGCGCATTGTTCCGCACCCCACGAGTACATGATCAGTTTTGAACGGAGAGCGCAAGTATTCTTTTTGAGCCCGGATGCACGAAAAAATCGCTCGACACCCTCTCCCTGAGCCCGGATTTCCTCCCGGGAAGAATCCCTGCGATGCGCCCGCCCGCGATAATGAGCGGGATATCGTTTTTCCGGACAGTGTCAAGTTTATTTTCTATGTACAGGTCTTTGACCTTTTTGTTACCAAATTCCAGCCTCACCCGGTCTCCCGGACGCCTGTTTCGGATTGAAATATACCTTATTTCATCCGGCAAGGCAATAAAAATCGATCCCGTCTCGCCCCTCGTTGCAGTATAGCGCGCCTCGTCCGCCGGTTCAATGAGCACGACGGCCCCGGTCTCGCGAATTTCCACGGTGACGGGCGTATCGGTCAGGGGTACCAGGTATTCCCATTCCCGGCCCTTTTCTTCCCGGCCCGCGACGCGGTCTATCCTGATAACCGGCTCTCCGTCAAAGACGGTTTTTTGTACCGATATCGCATCGCTCCGGTACAGGCTTCCATGCGTTTTTTCCGAGCCCAGATTCCTGCAGATTTCCGCGAGCATTCCCCCGTGCACGAATTCGGCGAAATCTTCGCGTATCACGGCGGCAAGCGTCCACCTGAGAACAGCCTCTTTTCCCGCAACGGGCGCGAGGCGGATGTAACTGGCCCCGTCCGCCCGGAAGCGTATCGGACCAAATCGTTCGTCGATAAGCCCGCGCAGCATTCCCTCGTTCTCGCGGGCCCGGTCGCCCAGTTCGGCAAGCGCGCGCGAAACCTCCGGGAGACGCTCCCGAACCCTGCCCAGTATCTCGTGCCGGACGAAATTCCTGAAATAGGCGGTGTCCGCGTTCGTCGCGTCTTCGCGCCAGCGAATCGCGCGCTGCTCCAGGTGCGCGTAGATTTCCTGCGCCGATACGCACAGCAGCGGCCGAACGATCTTCCCGCGACGGGACGCGATGCCGCACAGCCCGTGAATGCCGGTACCGAAAAAGATGCGCATAAGCAGCGTCTCCGCCTGGTCGTCCATGCTGTGAGCCGTCGCGATCTTCGAATATCCGTGTTCGCCGGCAATGCGTCCGGCCTCCCGGTACCGGAACTCCCTGGCATAATCTTCGAAGGAGATTCCCCCGCCCGGGAAGGGACCCATGCGCACGACATGCGCCTCGATCCCTTCGCCTTTCGCCCGCTCCCGCACATGGGATTCGTCGGTGTCCGATTCCGCCCCCCGGACACCGTGATTGACATGAAATATCCCCAGGCCTATCGCGCACCGTTCGCGAAGCGCGAGCAGTACGTCCAGGAGCGCCAT harbors:
- the tilS gene encoding tRNA lysidine(34) synthetase TilS encodes the protein MSSPLYDRIHDFIRARALLETGDRVLVCASAGKDSMALLDVLLALRERCAIGLGIFHVNHGVRGAESDTDESHVRERAKGEGIEAHVVRMGPFPGGGISFEDYAREFRYREAGRIAGEHGYSKIATAHSMDDQAETLLMRIFFGTGIHGLCGIASRRGKIVRPLLCVSAQEIYAHLEQRAIRWREDATNADTAYFRNFVRHEILGRVRERLPEVSRALAELGDRARENEGMLRGLIDERFGPIRFRADGASYIRLAPVAGKEAVLRWTLAAVIREDFAEFVHGGMLAEICRNLGSEKTHGSLYRSDAISVQKTVFDGEPVIRIDRVAGREEKGREWEYLVPLTDTPVTVEIRETGAVVLIEPADEARYTATRGETGSIFIALPDEIRYISIRNRRPGDRVRLEFGNKKVKDLYIENKLDTVRKNDIPLIIAGGRIAGILPGRKSGLRERVSSDFFVHPGSKRILALSVQN
- the recG gene encoding ATP-dependent DNA helicase RecG, yielding MLSDPIQSVKGVGPAKAGVLSREAGIETVEDLLYYGPRRYLDRSAFKAIRDCFVNETVTISGKIVGVIQAGRSRKYLQVLIDDGTDVLAGVFFRGITYFKKIFVEGEEVLFSGKVEFFRTKQIVHPDYDFFEADSRIQSINTGRVIPLYPSTEELKGAGFDSRGFRRIIRRAIDSHLDSVNDPLDGATRSRMNLMGLREALLAVHFPETISQAEDARRRLSYNELLIFQYYLQLLRKRLQRQGGNSARAVNGEVLASFMARLPFTPTGDQQKAILEIAGDMQKPYPMNRLLQGDVGTGKTVVSMAAAILAVSRGAQVAVMAPTEILASQHYANFTKLCPGGMKISLLTGGLEQKNKSAVSAELETGNTDIIIGTHALIQEKVLFSNLGLIVIDEQHRFGVEQRAKLREKGARCDVLVMTATPIPRSLTLTLYGDLDVSVLRELPRDRMPVKTLALPESRIKGVYKSVEKYLAEGRQAFFIFPLVEESEKLDLKSATGAYESLKAEFFPDRTIGLLHGRMPATAKEAIMGDFKSGKIALLVSTTVIEVGIDVPNANVIVIFHAERFGLAQLHQLRGRVGRGAHQAFCVLLYPDSTDGDGITRINALATNNDGFSIAEEDLRLRGSGEFFGARQHGRFTGFEFADPVKDYELIVAARAEAGKLVSSAVDGDESPDVLDGIRRHALFRGMRTSRLLAILS
- the hflB gene encoding ATP-dependent zinc metalloprotease FtsH — encoded protein: MNKAGKQIALLLLIVVLAVAIFKMNDYTKPKIEPLQYSDFVKKVTEQKVKAVSIANGKKIMGTYLKADKPIFFETVIPYDDPALMKMLIDNKVEVKGEESDDNMFLKGLLNFLPWLFFFGLIWFFMIRQIQATGNKAMSFGKSRARLNPETKNKITFVDVAGVDEAKEELKEIIDFLKEPKKFVNIGAKIPKGVLLMGPPGTGKTLLARAIAGEAGVAFFSISGSDFVEMFVGVGASRVRDLFEQGKKNAPCIIFIDEIDAVGRLRGAGLGGGHDEREQTLNQLLVEMDGFETNEGVIIVAATNRPDVLDPALLRPGRFDRQVVVDTPDVKGREKILAVHSRKIPLSREVDLKVIARGTPGFTGADLANLVNEAALLAARRNKKRVAMHDMEDAKDKVMMGPERRSMLISNEEKEIIAFHESGHTILGLVTGNDPVHKVTLIPRGRALGLTMQLPKEEKHLHSKQYWLNQITILFGGHVAESIKFNEVTTGSSNDLERATDIARRMVCEWGMSKNMGPLTFGKKQEQIFLGREISQHRDYSEQTAEIIDAEVKQIIQECEKRAHSLISEHRAQFDKIAGYLMERETLTGADIDIIMRGEDLPPVQLAVDAPGERTEKEEGQDGVTQPHPAGALEPSH